A DNA window from Pseudodesulfovibrio thermohalotolerans contains the following coding sequences:
- a CDS encoding thioredoxin family protein, translated as MTTDNRLIVCPQCGAVNRVNSGREAQAACGKCGGKVFEAQPLELVGSTFDRHINKSDVPVLVDFYSPTCGPCLMMGPQFADAAKTLFPKARLAKIDTSAEQAVAARYGIRAVPTLILFRNGREIARQSGAMDARGIAGWAGQHI; from the coding sequence ATGACCACCGATAATAGACTCATCGTCTGCCCCCAGTGCGGGGCCGTAAACCGCGTGAACTCCGGCCGCGAGGCCCAGGCCGCCTGCGGCAAATGCGGCGGCAAGGTCTTCGAGGCCCAACCCCTCGAACTGGTCGGCTCCACCTTCGACCGCCATATCAACAAGAGCGACGTCCCCGTGCTCGTGGACTTCTACTCCCCCACTTGCGGCCCCTGCCTCATGATGGGCCCGCAGTTCGCCGACGCCGCCAAGACCCTGTTCCCCAAGGCCAGGCTGGCCAAAATCGACACCTCGGCCGAACAGGCCGTTGCCGCGCGCTACGGCATCCGCGCCGTGCCCACGCTCATCCTGTTCAGAAACGGCCGCGAAATCGCCCGGCAATCCGGCGCAATGGATGCGCGGGGCATTGCGGGCTGGGCCGGACAACACATCTAA
- a CDS encoding flavin reductase family protein, whose protein sequence is MKKSLGPNTLAQPTPVWAVGSYDEADKPNAMIAAWGGICGSDPACLTVSVRPSRHTYAGIMKHKAFTVSVSPAYLAAEADYLGMVSGSKIDKFAATGLTPVKSDCVDAPYIGEFPLVVECELKETVDLNAHVMLVGEIKDVKCDDDKLVDGKYPDPEKVLPLIFSPGTRAYHTVGEKIGQGFNIGTKYLKKD, encoded by the coding sequence ATGAAGAAATCCCTCGGTCCCAACACCCTGGCCCAGCCCACTCCGGTCTGGGCGGTGGGTTCCTACGACGAGGCGGACAAACCCAACGCCATGATCGCCGCCTGGGGCGGCATCTGCGGCTCGGACCCCGCCTGCCTGACCGTATCAGTGCGCCCGTCGCGCCATACCTATGCGGGAATCATGAAACACAAGGCGTTTACCGTATCGGTAAGCCCGGCCTATCTGGCCGCCGAAGCGGACTACCTCGGCATGGTCTCGGGCAGCAAGATCGACAAGTTCGCGGCCACGGGGCTCACCCCGGTTAAGAGCGACTGCGTCGACGCCCCGTACATCGGCGAATTCCCTCTGGTCGTCGAGTGCGAACTCAAGGAAACGGTGGATCTCAACGCGCACGTCATGCTCGTGGGCGAAATCAAGGACGTGAAGTGCGACGACGACAAGCTCGTCGACGGCAAATACCCTGACCCGGAAAAAGTCCTTCCGCTCATCTTCTCCCCCGGCACCCGCGCCTACCACACCGTGGGGGAAAAGATCGGCCAAGGCTTCAACATAGGCACAAAATATCTGAAAAAGGACTAA
- a CDS encoding tetratricopeptide repeat protein gives MLTDGAGQGYSSAMRTYALIVLLCLVLAPAGCTEKAAPPVAPPTREELAAQQREARAAEALTEAMQLMHDGAFLDEDTALRYLDQALELDPDMANARYYRAMILFSEGHTDEALTDVNRAIELKPDYVNALYTRGSILLNLTRYREAARDFSQVIRHDPTVAEAFVRRGLCYLRLNRSDEAIDDFGSALAINPADLDANYNRGMAYLSRNEYEAALSDLSQAYILDSDNVRLLSARAQALLKLGRYAEAVRDYRRATQLEPGQSALFGLLGEALAGAGEMDQAIEAVETALTMARARGNDFLASQYMDQLREYRDQIYP, from the coding sequence ATGTTGACGGACGGCGCGGGCCAAGGCTATTCCTCGGCCATGCGGACTTACGCCCTGATTGTTTTGCTTTGCCTGGTTCTGGCCCCGGCGGGCTGCACCGAAAAGGCGGCCCCGCCCGTCGCGCCGCCCACCCGGGAGGAGCTGGCAGCGCAACAACGCGAGGCCCGGGCCGCCGAAGCCCTGACCGAGGCCATGCAGCTCATGCACGACGGCGCGTTCCTCGACGAGGACACGGCGCTTCGGTACCTGGACCAGGCTTTGGAGCTGGACCCGGATATGGCAAACGCCCGCTATTACCGGGCGATGATCCTGTTTTCCGAGGGGCATACGGACGAAGCCCTGACGGATGTGAACCGGGCCATCGAGCTGAAGCCGGATTACGTGAACGCGCTCTACACGCGAGGCTCCATTCTCCTGAATCTGACCCGGTACCGGGAAGCGGCCCGCGACTTCTCGCAGGTCATCCGGCACGACCCGACCGTGGCCGAGGCGTTCGTCCGGCGCGGCTTGTGCTATCTCCGGCTGAACCGGAGCGACGAGGCCATCGACGACTTCGGCAGCGCCCTGGCCATCAATCCGGCCGATCTGGACGCCAACTACAACCGCGGCATGGCGTACCTGTCCCGCAATGAGTACGAGGCGGCCCTGAGCGACCTGTCCCAAGCGTATATTCTGGATTCGGACAATGTCCGGCTGCTCTCCGCGCGGGCCCAGGCCCTGCTCAAGCTCGGCCGGTACGCGGAAGCCGTCAGGGACTACCGCCGGGCCACTCAGCTGGAACCGGGACAGAGCGCCCTTTTCGGACTTCTGGGCGAGGCCCTGGCGGGAGCCGGTGAAATGGACCAGGCCATCGAAGCCGTCGAAACGGCCCTGACGATGGCACGCGCCCGCGGCAACGATTTCCTGGCCTCCCAATACATGGACCAGCTCCGGGAATACCGGGACCAAATCTACCCCTAG
- a CDS encoding CBS and ACT domain-containing protein translates to MLVANWMTKDVYTITPDRSMMKASKFMKDKGISRLPVVDESGKIVGIISDRDVKDASPSKATTLDMHELYYLLSEVKVRDIMTKKIVTIRDTETVEKAAVLMLEGNFGGLPVVDENDKVVGIITDTDVFKVLVEISGIYEGGAQFCLRLSTAPGSLRPVLAFLKDNGARIMSIMTHNVPESEGFKNVYIRIRDMEKPEFKRLKQGLAEQFEVLYWVVDAVHTVI, encoded by the coding sequence ATGCTGGTAGCCAACTGGATGACCAAGGACGTTTATACCATCACCCCGGACCGCTCCATGATGAAGGCCTCCAAGTTCATGAAGGACAAGGGAATCAGCCGTCTGCCCGTGGTGGATGAGAGCGGCAAAATCGTGGGCATCATCTCGGACCGCGACGTCAAGGACGCCTCTCCGTCCAAGGCCACCACCCTCGATATGCACGAGCTGTACTACCTCCTCTCCGAGGTCAAGGTGCGGGACATCATGACCAAGAAGATCGTCACCATCCGCGACACCGAAACCGTGGAGAAGGCCGCCGTGCTCATGCTTGAAGGCAACTTCGGCGGCCTGCCCGTGGTGGACGAAAACGACAAGGTCGTGGGTATCATCACCGACACCGACGTCTTCAAGGTCCTGGTCGAAATTTCCGGCATCTACGAAGGCGGCGCCCAGTTCTGCCTGCGGTTGTCCACCGCTCCCGGCAGCCTCCGCCCGGTCCTCGCCTTCCTCAAGGACAACGGCGCGCGCATCATGTCCATCATGACCCACAACGTGCCCGAATCCGAAGGGTTCAAAAACGTCTACATCCGCATCCGCGACATGGAAAAGCCCGAATTCAAGCGCCTCAAGCAAGGCCTGGCCGAACAGTTCGAGGTTCTCTACTGGGTCGTCGACGCGGTCCACACCGTCATCTAG
- a CDS encoding sugar phosphate isomerase/epimerase family protein, translating into MGEDTIGRSGPLILLSAGCLFHLPLEHVARIGREAGFAGMELIMNSPKLNPDAGLGAISDILPIRSLHAPFRDWAAWGGHLNSWKATTALANTLPEADHITMHPPGTRLANMIQNRWFEKAVDLPLLLDAKGRIRFSLENMPWAEGSPFGKDPLDKLMAQCRDKNVGLTFDVCHMGVSGRDVLEAIDKVQHELLYNVHFSDAVGYTEHLAPGKGALPLDAFLERLGKRGYAGYITLELEPGAFPNDMDGTVEMLTRLRKDMEARLETGRRD; encoded by the coding sequence ATGGGAGAAGACACTATCGGCCGGAGCGGCCCCCTTATTCTTCTGTCGGCGGGATGCCTGTTTCACCTGCCGCTTGAGCACGTGGCGCGCATCGGCCGTGAGGCCGGATTCGCGGGCATGGAGCTCATCATGAATTCCCCCAAGCTCAATCCCGACGCAGGGCTGGGCGCAATCAGCGACATCCTGCCCATCCGCAGCCTGCACGCCCCGTTCCGCGACTGGGCGGCCTGGGGCGGTCACCTCAACTCCTGGAAGGCGACCACGGCCTTGGCCAACACCCTGCCCGAGGCCGACCACATCACCATGCACCCGCCCGGCACCCGGCTGGCCAACATGATCCAGAACCGCTGGTTCGAAAAAGCCGTGGACCTGCCCCTGCTCCTGGACGCCAAGGGCCGCATCCGCTTTTCACTTGAGAACATGCCCTGGGCCGAAGGTTCGCCCTTCGGCAAGGACCCGTTGGACAAGCTCATGGCCCAGTGCCGGGACAAGAACGTGGGCCTGACCTTCGACGTCTGCCACATGGGCGTGTCGGGCCGCGACGTGCTGGAGGCCATCGACAAGGTCCAGCATGAACTGCTCTACAACGTCCACTTCTCCGACGCCGTGGGCTACACCGAACACCTCGCGCCCGGCAAAGGAGCGCTGCCGCTCGATGCCTTCCTCGAACGCCTTGGCAAACGGGGATACGCCGGATACATTACCCTGGAATTGGAACCCGGCGCCTTCCCGAACGACATGGACGGCACCGTGGAAATGCTCACCAGGCTGCGCAAGGATATGGAAGCGCGGCTAGAAACCGGCCGGAGGGATTAA
- a CDS encoding PaaI family thioesterase: protein MPEAYLKAVRKQDQTVNNLFTFLGVEVVSIEQDHAVLKLPFKPELTQGAGMVAGGVLSTLLDETMAHAVLGGNAPGERTTTVDLSVSFLRAVRPGSDLTCEARVVKRGGRVLFVEASASSGDREVARATASFLLVA from the coding sequence ATGCCTGAAGCCTATCTCAAAGCGGTCCGCAAACAGGACCAGACCGTGAACAACCTCTTCACCTTCCTCGGCGTGGAGGTGGTGTCCATCGAACAGGACCACGCCGTGCTCAAACTGCCCTTCAAGCCGGAGCTGACCCAGGGAGCGGGCATGGTCGCGGGCGGCGTGCTGTCGACCCTGCTGGACGAAACCATGGCCCACGCCGTGCTCGGCGGCAACGCGCCCGGCGAACGGACCACCACCGTGGACCTGTCCGTCAGCTTCCTCCGCGCGGTCCGGCCCGGCTCGGACCTGACCTGCGAAGCCCGCGTGGTAAAGCGCGGCGGCCGCGTGCTGTTCGTCGAGGCCTCGGCCTCGTCCGGCGACCGCGAGGTGGCCAGGGCCACGGCCTCGTTCCTGCTCGTGGCCTGA